One Cuculus canorus isolate bCucCan1 chromosome 1, bCucCan1.pri, whole genome shotgun sequence DNA segment encodes these proteins:
- the ABHD13 gene encoding protein ABHD13: protein MEKSWMLWNFVKRWLLALASWSWSLCRICLLPLIVTFHLYGGIILLILIFVSIAGILYKFQDVLLYFPEQPSSSRLYVPMPTGIPHENIFIKTKDGVLLNLILLRYTGDNAAYSPTIIYFHGNAGNIGHRLPNALLMLVNLKVNLILVDYRGYGKSEGEASEEGLYLDSEAVLDYVMTRSDLDKTKIFLFGRSLGGAVAIHLASENSHRISAIVVENTFLSIPYMASTLFSFFPMRYLPLWCYKNKFLSYRKISQCRMPSLFISGLSDQLIPPVMMKQLYELSPARTKRLAIFPDGTHNDTWQCQGYFTALEQFIKEVIKSHSPEEMAKTSSSVTII, encoded by the coding sequence ATGGAAAAGTCATGGATGCTTTGGAACTTCGTTAAAAGATGGCTTCTAGCTTTGGCTTCCTGGTCTTGGAGTCTCTGCCGTATTTGTCTTTTACCCTTGATAGTAACTTTTCACTTGTACGGAGGCATTATACTACTTATATTAATATTTGTATCGATAGCGGGTATATTATATAAATTCCAGGATGTACTGCTTTACTTTCCTGAACAGCCCTCTTCATCACGCCTTTACGTTCCTATGCCTACTGGTATACCACAtgaaaatatcttcatcaaAACCAAAGATGGAGTTCTTCTCAATCTTATTCTGCTGAGATACACAGGGGACAATGCAGCATATTCTCCAACCATCATTTACTTTCACGGGAATGCAGGCAACATTGGCCACAGGTTGCCAAATGCTTTGTTAATGCTGGTAAACCTGAAAGTAAACTTAATTCTTGTTGATTATAGAGGGTATGGAAAAAGTGAAGGAGAAGCAAGTGAAGAAGGTTTGTACTTAGATTCTGAGGCTGTGTTAGACTATGTGATGACTCGGTCTGATCTTGATAAAAcgaaaatttttctttttggccgTTCCTTGGGGGGAGCAGTAGCTATTCACTTAGCTTCTGAAAATTCCCATAGGATTTCTGCCATCGTGGTGGAGAACACCTTTCTTAGCATCCCATACATGGCcagcactttgttttctttctttccaatgAGATATCTTCCTTTATGgtgctacaaaaataaatttctgtcCTACAGAAAAATCTCTCAGTGCAGAATGCCTTCTCTCTTCATCTCTGGGTTGTCCGACCAGTTAATTCCACCAGTAATGATGAAGCAACTTTATGAGTTATCCCCAGCTCGGACTAAGAGATTGGCGATATTTCCGGATGGAACTCATAATGACACTTGGCAGTGCCAGGGTTATTTCACTGCACTTGAACAGTTCATCAAAGAAGTAATAAAGAGTCACTCCCCTGAAGAAATGGCGAAAACATCATCTAGCGTAACAATAATATAA